In a genomic window of Flavobacterium lipolyticum:
- a CDS encoding NAD(P)/FAD-dependent oxidoreductase, with product MELSYWELKNWFTNVDYTIVGSGIVGLHTALRLRERFPAAKILILEKGMLPQGASTKNAGFACFGSLSEIMEDLKIHSEEEVIRLVEKRWKGLQLLRKRLGDTAIDFKPYGGYELFLREDDLNFEECMARLPFVNEILKPLFKADVFAKEFDRFGFGSSHDYLIFNPFEAQIDTGNMMQELLRQAVAENILILNQQTLTAYSDLGSEVELVLNDFSFKSKKVLFATNGFAAQLTKGAVRPARAQVLITEPIANLAIKGTFHLDRGYYYFRNINDRILLGGGRNLDFETETTTEFGETKIVQNKLEDLLKNVILPNQDFRIAHRWSGIMGIGNSKNPVVTQLSENVFCGVRLGGMGVAIGSLIGTELADLI from the coding sequence ATGGAACTAAGCTACTGGGAGCTCAAAAACTGGTTTACAAATGTTGATTATACTATTGTTGGCAGCGGAATCGTAGGACTGCACACGGCACTGCGCTTACGCGAAAGATTTCCGGCCGCAAAAATTCTGATTTTAGAAAAAGGAATGCTGCCGCAAGGAGCCAGTACTAAAAATGCCGGTTTTGCATGTTTTGGAAGTCTTTCTGAAATTATGGAAGATCTTAAAATACATTCAGAAGAGGAAGTGATACGGCTTGTAGAAAAAAGATGGAAGGGCTTGCAGCTGTTGAGAAAACGATTAGGCGATACTGCAATAGATTTTAAACCGTATGGCGGATATGAATTGTTTTTAAGAGAAGATGATTTAAATTTTGAGGAGTGTATGGCAAGGCTGCCTTTTGTCAATGAAATTTTAAAACCACTTTTCAAAGCGGATGTTTTTGCCAAAGAATTCGATCGGTTTGGTTTTGGAAGCAGTCACGATTATTTGATTTTTAATCCTTTTGAGGCACAAATTGATACCGGAAACATGATGCAGGAATTGCTGAGACAGGCTGTTGCTGAGAATATTTTAATTCTCAACCAGCAAACTCTTACTGCTTATTCTGACTTAGGAAGTGAGGTTGAACTGGTGTTGAATGATTTTAGTTTTAAATCCAAAAAAGTACTTTTCGCCACCAACGGTTTTGCAGCTCAGTTGACAAAAGGAGCGGTAAGGCCTGCCAGAGCACAGGTTTTGATTACAGAGCCCATTGCAAATTTAGCCATCAAAGGAACTTTTCATCTGGATCGCGGGTATTATTATTTTAGAAATATAAACGATAGAATTTTACTTGGCGGTGGCAGAAATCTTGATTTTGAAACCGAAACAACAACTGAATTTGGGGAGACGAAAATTGTACAAAATAAATTGGAGGATTTACTTAAAAATGTAATTTTACCGAATCAGGATTTCCGAATCGCCCATCGTTGGAGCGGTATCATGGGAATAGGAAACAGTAAAAATCCTGTTGTTACTCAATTGTCTGAAAACGTGTTTTGTGGAGTGCGTTTAGGTGGTATGGGAGTAGCAATCGGGAGTTTAATAGGAACAGAATTAGCAGATTTAATATAA
- a CDS encoding S9 family peptidase: MKKVLFTTLIMMSLNAIGQNVMSPELLWKLGRVSALGLSKDAKNVVFKVSTPSIEENKSSSKFYIIPVGGGTATEIKDTKEVLADKNVSPDGKFLVYNEEVKLEKVLGKDFYPKLDKSDAQIYDGLDYRHWDTWNEGKFNHVFYKENKEGAAGIDILKGENFDSPQKPFGGDEDYIWSPDGKSILYVCKKKAGTQYAISTNTDIYEYNLETQKTINRTEGNLGYDTAPQFSPTGNLTWLQMKRDGYEADKNDLIVEFKGIKTNLTANWDGTVDNFIWSKDGKNVYFVAPVDGTKQLFTVNFPGLTRIAIQVRQLTNGDFDVNDLVGFAGDDIIVTRNDMNHAPEIYSFNLKKNTWKQISNVNTETYKTIAPSKTEKRYVTTTDGKKMLVWVILPPNFDASKKYPTLLFCQGGPQSALTQSYSFRWNFSLMAAKGYVVVAPNRRGMPGHGVEWNEQISKDWGGQVMDDYLSAIDDVSKESYVDKSRLGCVGASYGGYSVFYLAGIHKNRFKTFIAHDGVFNTVSMLGTTEEVFFNNWDFGGPYWEKDNAAAQKSYTVFNPATMVQNWNRPILIFQGGKDFRVPIGQGQEAFQAAQLRGLKSRFVYFPDENHWVLHPQNAQVWQGEFFKWLNETL, from the coding sequence ATGAAAAAAGTATTATTTACAACCTTAATAATGATGAGTTTAAACGCTATCGGACAGAATGTAATGTCCCCAGAGTTGTTATGGAAATTAGGAAGAGTGAGTGCACTCGGACTTTCAAAAGATGCAAAAAATGTTGTTTTTAAGGTTTCGACCCCTTCTATTGAAGAAAACAAATCGTCTTCTAAATTTTACATCATTCCTGTAGGTGGTGGAACTGCAACCGAAATTAAAGACACTAAAGAAGTTTTAGCAGACAAAAACGTTTCGCCTGACGGAAAATTTTTAGTGTACAACGAAGAGGTGAAACTGGAAAAAGTTTTAGGCAAAGATTTTTATCCAAAACTGGATAAATCTGATGCTCAAATTTATGACGGATTGGATTATCGTCATTGGGATACCTGGAATGAAGGTAAATTCAATCATGTTTTTTACAAAGAAAACAAAGAAGGTGCCGCTGGAATTGATATCCTGAAAGGTGAGAATTTTGATTCTCCGCAAAAACCTTTTGGTGGTGACGAAGATTACATCTGGTCCCCTGACGGAAAAAGCATTTTGTATGTGTGCAAGAAAAAAGCAGGAACACAATACGCAATTTCTACTAATACTGATATTTACGAGTATAATTTAGAAACTCAAAAAACAATAAACAGAACCGAAGGTAATTTAGGTTACGATACAGCGCCACAATTTTCCCCAACAGGAAACTTAACCTGGCTGCAAATGAAACGTGACGGTTATGAAGCGGATAAAAACGATCTTATTGTTGAATTTAAAGGGATCAAAACAAATTTAACGGCAAACTGGGATGGAACTGTAGATAATTTTATCTGGAGCAAAGATGGTAAAAATGTATACTTTGTAGCTCCGGTGGATGGTACAAAACAGCTTTTTACAGTTAACTTTCCGGGATTGACCAGAATCGCTATTCAGGTTCGTCAATTGACTAATGGAGATTTTGATGTGAATGATTTAGTAGGTTTTGCCGGTGATGATATTATTGTCACCCGAAATGACATGAATCACGCTCCGGAAATTTATTCTTTTAATTTGAAGAAAAACACCTGGAAACAAATCTCAAATGTAAATACAGAAACCTACAAAACAATAGCACCTAGCAAAACAGAAAAACGTTATGTAACTACTACAGACGGTAAAAAAATGTTGGTTTGGGTAATTTTACCTCCAAATTTTGATGCTTCTAAAAAATACCCAACCTTATTATTCTGTCAAGGTGGGCCACAAAGTGCTTTAACACAATCGTATTCTTTCCGTTGGAATTTCTCCTTAATGGCTGCAAAAGGTTATGTGGTAGTTGCACCAAACCGTCGCGGAATGCCGGGTCACGGTGTAGAATGGAACGAGCAGATTAGTAAAGATTGGGGCGGACAGGTTATGGATGACTACCTTTCGGCGATCGACGATGTTTCTAAAGAAAGCTATGTCGACAAATCCCGTTTAGGATGTGTAGGCGCAAGCTACGGAGGATATTCTGTGTTTTACCTAGCGGGTATTCACAAAAACCGTTTCAAAACTTTTATCGCTCACGATGGTGTTTTCAATACTGTGAGTATGTTAGGAACTACTGAAGAGGTTTTCTTTAACAACTGGGATTTTGGAGGTCCGTACTGGGAAAAAGACAATGCAGCAGCTCAAAAATCGTATACTGTTTTTAACCCTGCAACAATGGTTCAAAACTGGAACAGACCCATCTTAATTTTCCAGGGAGGAAAAGATTTCCGTGTACCAATCGGACAGGGACAAGAAGCTTTTCAGGCGGCACAATTAAGAGGACTTAAAAGCAGATTTGTGTATTTCCCTGATGAAAATCACTGGGTTTTACACCCGCAAAACGCTCAGGTTTGGCAAGGTGAATTCTTCAAATGGTTGAACGAGACGCTTTAA
- a CDS encoding ATP-binding protein — translation MESKKSYMPIKVLFSYIALLGLVVTVGWFLYSENVVYNKLESKIAFEKTKILKVSKLFSNVYKTESLARKTIQTNSEDDFKNYLIETDSLKSRIDTLKQIVTTQYQKTLLDSVTYLLSEKTKNIKQLKTIKNKADDEVSVNTAIDEITKMEFKLRKLELQDFNKNPNQLGSYQRNVLQKYVDYLNQNIPDDSTNTLSKQASDSILANSKKLLSNVKLKAEKKKESLNFEENKLLKNEIAISEQLRKVLRIIEREIIINSIKNNSLKEKSLKKVNDIVTASAIIGLVLTLFFSILIVSDYSKSQVYKKKLEIANFKTKNLLKSREQLISTVSHDLKTPLSTIVGYSELLGNSEVNSKQSYFIKNIKNSSEYITQLVQDLLDFSQIEAGKITIEKVPFLLPEIIDGVAKSIQTVYKQKNIDLIINVDEKLNARIVGDPFRLKQILSNIIGNAYKFTEEGFIKISAYTTENNDFFVVSIQDSGIGIEKGNQKLVFEEFAQANEGIEKKYGGTGLGLSICQKIISILGGSLSLESTFGKGSTFQIQLPLLFDNSQNLVVEEKESIILNAPKQTFIVLDDDINLLNLTSGVLRQEKHEVFSFNSAEKALEAIGSTPFDFIITDIQMPEMDGFMFLEKLKNSGYSTFKNQPVIALTGRTDLDAAIYTKAGFTTVIQKPYSPKILLETIHLILENDTLPNIDINKEEETVNSTLYSLDTLKEFLGDDNDELKEILKAFIENSSENLNALENAFEAKSTVEINLIAHRMAPMFKQIQTQEISEILKVLESTNLDISEVDSILNTLKSKTNILFNALRQEIV, via the coding sequence ATGGAGAGTAAAAAAAGTTACATGCCGATAAAAGTACTCTTCAGTTATATTGCTCTACTGGGATTAGTGGTTACCGTAGGTTGGTTTTTGTATTCAGAAAATGTGGTTTACAATAAACTCGAAAGTAAGATTGCTTTTGAGAAAACTAAAATCTTAAAAGTAAGCAAACTGTTTTCTAACGTTTACAAGACCGAAAGTTTAGCCCGAAAAACCATCCAGACCAATTCTGAGGATGATTTCAAAAATTACCTTATCGAAACCGATTCTTTGAAATCCAGAATCGATACCTTAAAACAAATTGTTACCACACAATATCAAAAGACCCTGCTGGACAGTGTTACGTACCTGTTGTCGGAAAAGACAAAAAACATCAAACAGTTAAAAACCATAAAAAATAAAGCCGACGATGAAGTCTCAGTAAATACGGCAATTGATGAAATCACCAAAATGGAGTTTAAACTCCGTAAATTAGAACTTCAGGATTTCAACAAGAATCCGAATCAATTAGGGAGTTATCAGCGCAATGTACTTCAAAAATATGTGGATTATCTCAATCAGAATATCCCTGACGACAGTACAAACACCCTGAGCAAACAAGCCTCGGATTCCATCTTGGCCAATTCGAAGAAACTCTTAAGCAATGTAAAACTGAAAGCTGAAAAGAAAAAAGAATCACTAAACTTCGAAGAAAACAAACTATTAAAAAATGAAATCGCGATTTCAGAACAGCTACGAAAAGTACTTCGAATTATCGAAAGAGAAATCATCATCAACTCGATAAAAAACAATTCTTTAAAAGAAAAATCGCTTAAAAAAGTGAATGATATTGTTACGGCTTCGGCTATTATTGGTTTGGTGCTTACTTTATTTTTCTCGATTCTAATTGTGAGTGATTACTCTAAATCGCAGGTTTATAAAAAGAAGCTGGAGATTGCAAATTTTAAAACAAAAAACTTACTGAAAAGCCGCGAACAGCTCATTTCTACGGTGAGTCACGATTTAAAAACCCCTTTAAGTACAATTGTAGGATATTCAGAATTGCTGGGTAATTCTGAGGTAAATTCCAAGCAGTCTTATTTCATCAAAAACATTAAAAATTCTTCTGAATACATTACACAGCTGGTTCAGGACTTATTGGACTTTTCTCAAATCGAGGCTGGAAAAATCACCATTGAGAAGGTCCCATTTTTATTGCCGGAAATAATTGATGGAGTAGCCAAGAGTATTCAAACCGTGTACAAACAAAAGAACATCGACCTTATTATTAACGTCGATGAAAAATTGAATGCCCGAATTGTTGGAGATCCCTTTAGACTAAAACAAATTTTAAGTAACATCATTGGAAATGCCTATAAATTTACCGAAGAAGGCTTCATAAAAATAAGCGCTTACACCACAGAAAATAATGATTTTTTTGTTGTTTCTATTCAAGATTCAGGAATTGGAATCGAAAAAGGGAATCAGAAATTAGTTTTCGAAGAATTTGCTCAGGCGAATGAGGGAATCGAAAAAAAATATGGTGGAACCGGCTTGGGATTATCCATTTGTCAAAAAATAATTTCGATTTTAGGCGGAAGCTTAAGTCTCGAAAGTACTTTTGGAAAAGGAAGTACTTTTCAAATTCAACTTCCCCTATTGTTCGATAACAGTCAAAATTTAGTAGTTGAAGAGAAAGAATCCATTATACTGAATGCTCCAAAACAAACGTTTATCGTTCTTGACGACGATATTAATCTTCTGAACTTAACGAGCGGTGTTTTGAGACAGGAAAAACATGAGGTATTTTCTTTTAACAGTGCCGAAAAAGCTTTAGAAGCCATTGGAAGTACTCCTTTCGACTTTATTATCACTGACATACAAATGCCGGAAATGGATGGTTTTATGTTCTTGGAAAAACTCAAAAACAGCGGTTACTCCACTTTTAAAAACCAGCCCGTAATTGCTTTAACCGGAAGAACTGATCTGGATGCAGCAATTTATACCAAGGCAGGTTTTACCACGGTAATTCAAAAACCTTATTCCCCTAAAATACTGTTGGAGACGATTCATCTAATTTTGGAAAACGACACATTGCCCAATATTGACATTAACAAAGAGGAAGAAACGGTAAATTCAACATTGTATTCACTGGATACGCTGAAAGAGTTTTTAGGCGACGACAATGACGAACTAAAAGAAATCCTGAAAGCGTTTATTGAAAACAGTTCTGAGAATCTGAACGCTTTAGAAAATGCCTTCGAAGCAAAAAGCACGGTCGAAATTAACTTAATTGCGCATCGAATGGCTCCTATGTTTAAACAAATTCAAACACAAGAGATTAGTGAAATTTTAAAAGTTTTGGAAAGTACGAACCTTGACATTTCTGAAGTAGACAGTATACTGAACACCTTAAAATCTAAAACAAATATACTTTTTAACGCTTTACGACAAGAAATAGTTTAA
- a CDS encoding sigma-54-dependent transcriptional regulator, with amino-acid sequence MPKILLIEDDISFCKLLEKFLIKKTYEVAIAFSAAEARVAIKKESFDLILTDLRLPDSDGIGLMAEIKMAYPQVPVILMTGYSDVNTAVKAIKNGAADYISKPFNPDEVLLVITNALKASEEETDEVVVKEKKTAKKQTTAENEFVKGISIASKKLLDHIQLVSPTDMSVLIIGESGTGKEIIAKSIHQQSLRKNNNFIAVDCGAIPKELAASEFFGHLKGSFTGAISDKMGYFEAANGGTLFLDEIGNLSYENQIQLLRALQERKIKPVGSNKEINVDIRIITATNEDLREAVKNGDFREDLYHRINEFSILSPSLKEREEDLMVFADYFLEKANQQLNKEVIGFSPEVVAIFQNYNWPGNLRELQNCVKRSTLLSKGEFIESDVLPAEFFQIQKPTSSNDNFSLSENEREAIIQALSRAQNNKSEAAKLLKITRKTLYNKLKHYNID; translated from the coding sequence ATGCCAAAGATATTACTGATAGAAGATGATATTTCGTTCTGCAAATTATTAGAGAAATTTCTAATCAAAAAAACATACGAAGTAGCTATTGCTTTCTCAGCTGCCGAAGCCAGAGTTGCAATCAAAAAAGAATCTTTCGATTTGATTTTAACAGATCTCCGTTTACCTGATTCTGATGGTATCGGACTTATGGCCGAAATTAAAATGGCATACCCCCAAGTTCCGGTAATTTTGATGACGGGCTACTCTGATGTTAATACTGCAGTGAAAGCGATCAAAAATGGCGCAGCCGATTACATTTCGAAACCTTTCAATCCTGATGAAGTTTTACTGGTCATTACAAATGCGTTAAAAGCTTCAGAAGAGGAGACGGATGAAGTAGTGGTGAAAGAGAAGAAAACCGCAAAAAAACAAACTACTGCCGAAAACGAATTTGTAAAAGGGATTTCGATAGCTTCTAAAAAACTTCTGGATCATATTCAATTGGTAAGCCCGACAGATATGTCGGTTTTAATTATTGGAGAGAGTGGAACAGGAAAAGAAATTATTGCCAAAAGTATCCATCAGCAAAGTTTAAGGAAAAACAATAATTTTATTGCAGTCGATTGCGGAGCTATTCCGAAAGAATTGGCAGCAAGTGAATTCTTCGGACATCTAAAAGGATCTTTCACCGGTGCTATCAGCGACAAAATGGGTTATTTTGAAGCAGCTAATGGCGGAACGCTTTTTCTGGATGAAATTGGGAATCTTTCTTATGAGAATCAAATTCAACTGTTAAGAGCACTTCAGGAACGAAAAATTAAACCTGTTGGAAGTAATAAAGAAATAAACGTCGATATTCGCATTATTACCGCTACGAATGAAGATTTGCGTGAGGCAGTAAAAAACGGCGATTTTAGAGAGGATTTATACCATAGAATCAACGAGTTTTCTATATTGTCGCCTTCTTTAAAAGAGCGGGAGGAAGATTTGATGGTTTTCGCCGATTATTTTCTCGAAAAAGCGAACCAGCAGCTGAACAAAGAGGTGATTGGATTTTCACCCGAAGTAGTTGCAATTTTTCAAAATTACAACTGGCCGGGAAATTTACGTGAATTGCAAAATTGTGTCAAACGTTCGACGTTGTTGTCCAAAGGTGAATTTATCGAAAGTGATGTTCTGCCGGCAGAATTTTTTCAGATACAAAAGCCAACAAGTTCTAATGATAATTTTTCGTTATCTGAAAATGAAAGAGAGGCCATTATTCAGGCGTTATCGAGAGCGCAAAATAACAAATCGGAAGCAGCAAAATTACTTAAGATTACCAGAAAAACACTTTACAATAAATTAAAGCATTACAATATAGATTAA
- a CDS encoding PepSY-like domain-containing protein — MKKLILSAAIVLGGLSVQAATSTVKTSDIQAVVVQDEYKEISADAVPAAVKSTIEKSFPNTKLEKAYKSEKDEYKLEISSGDKKYTVFTDASGNILKK, encoded by the coding sequence ATGAAAAAGTTAATTTTATCAGCAGCGATTGTTCTTGGAGGTTTATCCGTTCAGGCAGCGACTTCGACAGTGAAAACTTCAGACATTCAAGCTGTAGTTGTTCAGGATGAATATAAAGAGATTAGTGCGGATGCAGTTCCGGCAGCAGTTAAATCAACAATCGAAAAATCTTTCCCTAACACAAAACTTGAAAAAGCGTATAAGAGTGAGAAGGATGAGTATAAATTGGAAATTTCCAGCGGAGATAAAAAATACACTGTGTTTACAGATGCTTCCGGAAATATTCTTAAAAAATAA